In Deinococcus psychrotolerans, the genomic window GCGGCGGCCTGCAACTGCTCTTTGAGTTCCGGCGTCTGCACCACCGCAAAGCGCCAGGTCTGCACATTCCAGGCGCTCGGCGCGAGAGTGGCCAGGCGAATAATTTCGTGCAAATCACCTTGATCCATCGGCTCCTGCACGAACTTGCGGATGCTGCGGCGGGTTTCGATGGCTTCTTTAAGAGTAGAGGCTTTGATGCTGGCGGGCTGAGTCATGGTTGCGGTCATGACGCTACATTAGATCAACCAGTTTGAAAAGTCAAGCACTGTGGAGTGCCTACCAATTTGCTGCCAGAAGGCGTGTATACTTCTGAGTATGATACAAGAACAGCACGGTACGTTTTGTCCGGTCTACCGGGCCATCGGCGTGTTGCAAGAAAAGTGGGTGCTGCATATCGTGCGCTCACTGCTGGGCGGCCCCAAAGGCTTTAACGAGCTGTCGCGGGCCATCGGCGGTTGCAACAGCGCCACGCTGACGCAGCGCTTGGAAGGTCTGGAGCATCTGGGCATCATCAGCAAAGCCACCGACCAAGAAGCGCAGGGCAAACTCGCCCGCAGCATTTACACCCTCACTCCAGCGGGCCAAGAGTTGCAGCAAGTCATTGACGCCATCGGCAACTGGGCAGAAGCACATCTCAGCGAAGAAGTGATCAAGACGCCCTGCGCGGGTTGAATCAGGTTCGCATTTCTCAAAATAAGACAGCAAAAGACCGACTGAGCCGCTGAAGTGGAGTATTTCGCACAGCGGCGCTTTGCTGTCTGCGCTAAAGACCACCCATCACTGACGCTTCCCCAGTCCCCGCCTATACTGCTCTAATGACCCTCCTTGACATGATCGGGCCGGTGATGATCGGGCCGAGCAGCAGCCACACCGCCGGAGCTTGCCGAATTGGGCAAGTGGCGCGGCAACTGCTGGGCCAAATTCCCACACACGCCGAAATCGGCCTGCATGCCAGTTTCGCCAAAACCGGCAAAGGGCACGGCACCCACTTCGCCCTGATCGCCGGGCTGCTCGGCTACGCGCCGGACGACGCCCGTTTGCCGCGTGCCTTTGAGGAAGCCGCCAGCGCCGATCTGGTTTTCAACTTTGAAACGGCGGATCTGGGCGACGTGCATCCCAACTCGGCGCGGATCACCGTCAGCGGCAACGGCCAGACGGTGACGGTACTCGGCTCCAGCACTGGGGGCGGCGTGATTGAGATTGTCCGGGTGGACGGCTTTAAGGTCAGCTTTTCCGGCGGGGCCTTTACCCTGCTGACCCGCTACCACGACGCGGTGGGCGTGATCGCCAAAATCGCGGGGCTGCTGGCCGCCGACCAGGTCAACATCGCCGCGCTGACCTGTGACCGCGACAAACGCGGCGGCAACGCCATGCTGTGCGTGGAGCTCGATCAGTCGTTGGGTGAGGCGGCGCAAAAATTTCTGCTGAGCTGGCCGGGGATGGACTGGGTGCGGATGGTGCGGCCAGTGATGGACGCCGGGATCGTTGCGCCCGTGCTGCTGGGGACGACAGCGTGACCTTAGACGAGATTCTGAATGCGCCTTCGCCCGCCTCACAGTGGGTGCTGGACAGTGACTGCGCCGAGAACGGCCTGAGTCCGGCCATCGTCAAAGAAGCCATGCGCTCGCGGATTGCCGAGATGCGCGACAGCGTGGAGCGCGGGCTGGCCTCCGCCGCGCCGAGCATCACCGGCATGGTCGGCTGGAACGCCAAGGGGCTGTGGGACGCGCCGGACGTGCTGCAAGCGCCGCTGCTGAGGCGGGTGCAGGCTTACGCGATGGCCGTCAACGAGGAAAATGCCCGAATGGGCCGGATTGTCGCCGCGCCGACAGCGGGCAGCGCCGGAACCATTCCGGGGGCGCTGCTGGGCGTGGCCGATCATTTAAAGATTTCGGATGACGACTTGGTGATGCCGATGGTGCTGGCGGCGGGCGTGGGCAAAGCCATCAGCAAGCAGATGTTTATCAGCGGCGCGGCGGGCGGCTGTCAAGCGGAAATCGGTTCGAGCGCGGCCATGGCGGCGGCGGCCGTCACCGAGCTGCTGGGCGGGTCTTCACGCGCCTGCGTCCACGCGGCGGCGATGGCCTTGATGAACACCATCGGGCTGGTCTGCGATCCGGTGGGCGGCTATGTGGAGGTGCCGTGTGTGTCGCGCAACGCCTTTTTTGCCGTTCACGCGGTCAGCTCGGCGCAGTTGGCGCTCAGCAACTTAGAGAGCTTTATTCCACCCGACGAAGTGATCTCGGCAATGGCGCAGGTCGGGCGGATGATGCCTTTGGAGTTGCGCGAAACAGCGGAAGGTGGGCTGGCGCAAACGCCGACGGGCTTGGCGGTTACGGCGAGGATGGAAGGGAAGTAGGCAGAGGGCACTCAAGGCGCTCTATGTTACGGCGCTCTTAAATCCCCAGCAGTTGCCTGAGTTCGGCGTGCGAGTTGACCACGCGCTCGGCTCCAGCTTCCAGCAGGGCATCGGCATCCACTTGATGCCCGCCGCCCGCGAAGCCCCAGCCGGTTGCGCCCGCGCTGAGGCCCGCTGCCAGGCCCGACAAGCTATCTTCCACCACGACGCAGCGCTGAATGTCGACGCCCAGTTGCTCAGCGGCGTGCAAGTACAGATCCGGCAACGGCTTGCCCAGCCCACTGACAGTGGACGGGTCGTAAGCGTGAGCGCCGAGCAACTCCGCCAAGCCAGTGGCCTTCAGCTTGAGTTGCAACTTGTCGCGGGTGCTGTTGCTGGCCACCGCGAACGGCACGCCCGCCGCTTTCAGGGCTTTCAAAATCTGCTGTGCGCCGGGCACTTCCTCCACCTTCGCAAACGCTTCGGCCAGCCGCTGGGTCAGGGCATGCTCGAATTCGGGAGTGCGCTTCCAAGCGTGATCGCGCTCCAAACTGGCGTAGAGGTTGGACGCCGTGTGGCCGACCGCCCGCGCCATGTAATCGCCGTGATCCAGAGTGAGGCCGTAATCACCGAGGGTTTGCACCCAGACCTGCCCCGAAACCACTTCGCTGTCGACCAACACACCATCCATATCAAAAAGAACTGCATCAAAGATCATGTGGCCAGTCTAGGTGAACGAAGCTGACAGCCTGCCCACCGTAAACCGTCAGCGGCGAGGAATCCGGCAAGCTGACCACCACTTCTCCCCCGCTCAGCTCGGCGGCGGCGCTCAGCAGCGGAGCGTCCACCGCTTCGTCCAGTGTGCCCCACAAATGTGCTGCGCCGGCTTGCCACAGCAGTGCTCCCACCGCCTCACTGCCCGCGTAAGCCAGCAACAACACAGCCTCAGGTGAGCTTTCTAACCGCGCCGCCAGATGCCGCGAGATCGGGGTGGCCCACTCCGGTTGTCCGTGCGCTTCGGCCAGTACCGCCGCCCAGCGCGGCAGGTGCAGGCGCGAGGTTTGCTCGACCTGAATGGCGCTGGGCACAGGCAGCACCTGAAAAGTGCCTACCCGCAGATGCCCCGCTTCGCCGCTGTCTCCCCGCACAGCCCGCAGCGCAGGCACGCCGTATTCGCTGGCCCAAGTGCGGGCGGCGCTGAGCGTCACTTCGTCCAAGTCGTCTGCCGCATACAAAGCGTTCGCGCCGAGCAGATTCACGCTCGGCGACAACAGCGACTCCCCTGCGGGCCAGCCATGCGAATACAGGGCCAGCGGACGGAAGTAACTCAGCAGACTTTGGAGCGCGGGCGACAAATCGGGAGAATGGGGCATCTCCTCAGGCTAACTTGAATCCGGTTGCCAACACAGCGCCCCAGTCCATTGCAGCAGACTGGGGCGCTTGTTGATGGAGCGGATTCAGTCCATCGCGGTGGCGAGCGACAACTCCGACTGCGTTACGTCCGCGCCGAGGCCCCGCAGGCGCTCAGCGAAGCGCTCATAGCCCCGGTTGATGTACTGCATCCCGTCGATGATGGTGTCGCCCTCGGCGGCGAGTGCGGCCACGATGAGCGCCCCGCCCGCACGGATGTCGGCGGCCTTGACCGGTGCGCCATGAACCCGCCCGCCCTGAATAATCTGGGTGTGTTCGCTGACCTGAATCCGTGCGCCCATCCGGTTGAGCTCGACCACGTGCGTCAGGCGGTCAGGATAAATTTTGTCCACGACGATGCTGGTGCCGGGCACGGTGGCCAGCAGGGCGCTCATCTGCGGCTGCACGTCGGTGGGAAAGCCCGGAAACTCAAGGGCGGTGACGCTGATGGGCTTTAAGGCGGCGCGGGTGGCGTCCACGGTAATAAAATCGCCGGATTCCAAAATGCTGACGCCCATCTCCGTGAGTTTCATGCTGACGGCCCGCAGGTGGGCAGGCCGCACGCCAGTCAGGGTGATGTGGCTGCGGGTGGCGGCGGCGGCCAGCATGATGGTCCCGGCCTCGATGCGGTCAGGAATGATGGTGTATTCGCCGCCGCGCAGCGAGCCGACGCCCTGCACGGTGATGGTGTTGGTGCCCGCGCCGCGAATGTCCGCGCCCAGCGAGTTGAGGAAATTGATCATGTCCACCACATCGGTGTCGATGCTGGCATTTTCCAAGATGATTTGGCCGCTGCCCAGCACCCCCGCCAAAATGGCGTTTTGGGTCGCGCCCACCGTCAGCATCTCGAAGACGTAGGAGCCGCTCAGCGGACGGGTTCGCAGCGCCGCGAAATTGCCGCCCTCTTCGTCCATCTCGATGCCCAGCGCCCGAAAGGCTTTGACGTGCTGATCGACTGGCCGGTAGCCGAAGGCGCAGCCGCCGGGCATACTTACGGTGGCTTCTCCAGCGCGGGCAATGAGTGAACCCATCACGATGAAGCTGGCCCGCATTTTGCTGACCAGCGCGTAAGGCGCGGTGGTGTTGAGAATTTCGGGGGTGTGCAAGGTCACGCTGTTGGGGCCGACCCAAGCGTGCTGAGCGCCGAGGTGGCCCACGATATCCAAGATGGTGTAGATATCAGAAAGGCGCGGAATCCCGTGCAACGTCACCGGTTCACGGCTCAGCAGCGCCGCGACGATAATCGGCAGCGCTGCATTTTTGCTGGGTTGAACCGCGAATTCGCCGCTGAGGGTGCGGCCACCGGTGATATGCAGAGGAGTTACTTGCAGCATGGATGTGTCCTTTTTGACGGCGCAGGGGCCGGAGATAAGTCAGGGTAAAGTCGAGCTTGAAGCGGCGCAGAGAAAGAAGGAAAGCAATCTTGAGTTTGCTCCGTCCGCATTTCCCTGTTGCATCTTACACACCTTACTCACTGTGAGTCCAGTAGTGGTGTGAAGATGGCCGCTGCGCCGTCCAGACAACTTGCCGAGATGTCCCGGCCCTTAAGCTTTTCTGAAGGCGGTGTTTGAGCCCGAACCGTTGCTCAGCGCTATGGACTGAGTGAAGACTGATCATTCTCCGCTGATTTGTAAGGCTCTGGAAAGGGAGCCAATTTAAACTGCATCTCAAGATGACCTTTAGCTGCGACTGCGAACACCTCGATTCTGCTGCCCTCAGCGGCGATTGGCTGTAGTTCAGCTCGTCCGGGCACGTCACCAGGCGGCTGACTTGGTTGTGCGGGGCGGCCCAGCGGCACACCAGCGGCCCCGGTTGGCACTTCACAGGCAGCGCCGAGCAGTTGAGCGCCCGATTCGGGGCCATCTTGGAAGCGCTCAAATCCAGCGAATGGGCGCAGGTACAAGTCTTGCCGGTGCGGGATGGTCAGCCCGTTTACTGGCAAGCCATGACGTTGCCGAAGTGGCTGACACGTGCTCAAACCACTTGGTTTCCAGAAGCTCTCTCTCACCTGAAGGTGGCTTTTCAGCCGGTATTTGATCTCAGGAGCGGCGCAGTCTTCGGATTTGAAGCCCTGATTCGCGCCCAAGTCGGGCAGCAGCTTTACGGCGCGGGAGAACTCCTGGGCGCGGCCCCAGCGCACGGCGGCCTGCACCTGTTTGACCGGCAGGCCCGGCAAGCGGCGATTCGGCAAGGCGCGGCGCTGACTCAGAGCGGCCACCTGCTGATCAACTTTATGCCGGGCGTGGTGTATGACCCCGAAGTTTGTTTGAACACCACCTTCGCCGTTTGCCGGGAAAGCGGCATTGATCCGGCGCGGCTCATTTTTGAAGTGGTGGAAACCGAGCATTTCCCCGATTTGGACTTGCTCCGCAGTGTGCTGGGACGCTACCGCCGCGAGGGAATGCAGGTGGCCCTCGACGACCTAGGTGCGGGGCAAAGCAGTTTGGTCTATCTGGAAGCTTTGCGCCCCGACATCGTTAAACTTGATAAAAGCCTGATGATCGGCATTACGTCCGACGACCCACGCACGGCTTTGGTGGGAGCGCTGATTCGCTACGCCCACGAACTCGGCGTGCAGGTGGTGGCCGAGGGACTGGAAACCGCCGCCGAACTCGCCGCCGCTACTGCACTGGGAGCCGATTTGGGGCAGGGCTACGGTTTGAGCCGTCCCACCTTCGAGCGCAACCTCGTCACTGAAGCGGCCGCCTGCCAGCAGATTCAGGCGCAGGGAAAACCCTCCAAACACAGCACCGGTTTGGGAACCGCCGCGCTTTCCATTACGCCTCCAACATAAGCGCTATCATCGGGCCATGACCGCCGCTCAACCAGCCAACGCCACCGCACTCAGCCTTCTCAAATCGGTGTGGGGCTACGATCAGTTCCGGGGCGTGCAGGCCGACATCGTGCGGGCGGTGACCAACGGCGAAAACGCGCTGGTGCTGATGCCCACCGGTGGCGGCAAGAGCTTGTGCTATCAGGTGCCGAGCTTGCTGCGGCGCGGGGTGGGCGTGGTGGTGAGCCCGCTGATCGCCCTGATGAAAGACCAGGTAGACGCCCTGCGCCAAAACGGAGTGCGGGCCGCTTACCTCAACAGCAGCCTGAGCTTGCAGGGCGTGCGCGAGGTGGAAGCCGCGCTGATGGCCGGCGAGCTTGATTTGCTGTATGTCGCGCCGGAGCGCCTGCTGATGCCGCGCATGCTGGAGCTGCTCGAACAAGCAGAAGTCGCTCTCTTTGCCGTTGACGAGGCGCACTGTGTCAGTCAGTGGGGGCACGATTTCCGGCCCGAATATCAGGGGTTGGGCGTGCTGCAAGAGCGCTTCCCGGCACTGCCGCGTCTGGCCCTGACCGCCACCGCCGACGAGCGCACCCGCGCCGATATCATTCAGGTGCTGGGCCTGCAAGGTGCCCACCTGTTTGTCAGCAGCTTCGACCGGCCCAATATCCAGTACCGCATTCAGCAAAAAGGAGTGGGCAAGGCTGGCCCCAAGTCTGAATTGCTGGCCTTCATTCAGGCCGAGCACCCCAAGGAAGCGGGCATCGTCTACTGCCTGTCGCGCAAAAGTGTGGAAGAAACCGCCGAGTGGCTGAGCAGGCAAGGAGTCGAAGCCTTGCCGTACCACGCCGGACTCGCGCCGCGTGAGCGCAACTCGGCTCAGGAAAGGTTCCTGCAAGAAGAAGGCCTGATCGTGGTCGCCACCGTCGCCTTCGGGATGGGTATCGACAAATCCAATGTGCGCTTCGTGGCGCACCTCGATTTGCCCAAAAGCATGGAAGGCTACTACCAGGAAACCGGACGCGCCGGACGCGACGGCCTGCCCAGCACCGCTTGGATGACCTACGGCCTGGCGGACGTGGTCAACGTGCGCCGGATGCTGGCCCAGAGCGACGCGCCGGAGCACATCAAGCGGGTGGAGGCCAGCAAACTCGACGCGCTGTTGGCTTACTGTGAAACCGCAACGTGCCGCCGACAGGTGCTGCTGACCTATTTTGGCGAAGACTTGGCCGAGCCGTGCGGCAACTGCGACACCTGCCTGAGCCCACCTCAGACCTTTGACGCCACCAAGCCCGCGCAGATGGCGCTCTCGGCGGCGATCCGCACCGGCAACCGCTTCGGCGCGGCGCACCTGACTGACGTGCTGCTGGGCAATCTCACCGAGCGGGTCAGCGGGCTGGGCCACCACCAGTTGCCCACTTTCGGCGTCGGCAAAGCGCTGCCGGAGCGGGCCTGGCGCAACATCATCCGGCAATTGGTGGCGCTGGGCTACCTCACCACCGACGCCGCCGGCCACGGCTCACTGATCGCCTCAGGCAAGTCGCGTCCCCTGCTGAAAGGCGAGCAGACCTTGTGGCTGCGCGAAGAAATGCTGACCACACCCAGCAAAGCAAAGAAGGATCGCCGCAACTCTGCGCCCGTCAGTGCTGGAGTCGGCGGCTTGTTTGAAGCGCTGCGTGCGCTGCGTCTCAAGCTCTCCCGCGAAGGCGAGGTGCCGCCCTACGTGATTTTTCACGACGCCACCCTCAGAGAAATGGCCGAGCGCCGCCCGACTTCGCTGGCGGTGCTGGGCACCATCGGCGGTGTCGGCACCCGCAAACTGACGCAGTACGGTGAGGCGTTCTTGGAGGTGCTGCGCAGCGATGTTGCGCCCGTTGAAGAACTGGGCGCG contains:
- a CDS encoding winged helix-turn-helix transcriptional regulator, which gives rise to MIQEQHGTFCPVYRAIGVLQEKWVLHIVRSLLGGPKGFNELSRAIGGCNSATLTQRLEGLEHLGIISKATDQEAQGKLARSIYTLTPAGQELQQVIDAIGNWAEAHLSEEVIKTPCAG
- the sdaAB gene encoding L-serine ammonia-lyase, iron-sulfur-dependent subunit beta — translated: MTLLDMIGPVMIGPSSSHTAGACRIGQVARQLLGQIPTHAEIGLHASFAKTGKGHGTHFALIAGLLGYAPDDARLPRAFEEAASADLVFNFETADLGDVHPNSARITVSGNGQTVTVLGSSTGGGVIEIVRVDGFKVSFSGGAFTLLTRYHDAVGVIAKIAGLLAADQVNIAALTCDRDKRGGNAMLCVELDQSLGEAAQKFLLSWPGMDWVRMVRPVMDAGIVAPVLLGTTA
- a CDS encoding L-serine ammonia-lyase, iron-sulfur-dependent, subunit beta; amino-acid sequence: MTLDEILNAPSPASQWVLDSDCAENGLSPAIVKEAMRSRIAEMRDSVERGLASAAPSITGMVGWNAKGLWDAPDVLQAPLLRRVQAYAMAVNEENARMGRIVAAPTAGSAGTIPGALLGVADHLKISDDDLVMPMVLAAGVGKAISKQMFISGAAGGCQAEIGSSAAMAAAAVTELLGGSSRACVHAAAMALMNTIGLVCDPVGGYVEVPCVSRNAFFAVHAVSSAQLALSNLESFIPPDEVISAMAQVGRMMPLELRETAEGGLAQTPTGLAVTARMEGK
- a CDS encoding HAD family hydrolase produces the protein MIFDAVLFDMDGVLVDSEVVSGQVWVQTLGDYGLTLDHGDYMARAVGHTASNLYASLERDHAWKRTPEFEHALTQRLAEAFAKVEEVPGAQQILKALKAAGVPFAVASNSTRDKLQLKLKATGLAELLGAHAYDPSTVSGLGKPLPDLYLHAAEQLGVDIQRCVVVEDSLSGLAAGLSAGATGWGFAGGGHQVDADALLEAGAERVVNSHAELRQLLGI
- the murA gene encoding UDP-N-acetylglucosamine 1-carboxyvinyltransferase, with amino-acid sequence MQVTPLHITGGRTLSGEFAVQPSKNAALPIIVAALLSREPVTLHGIPRLSDIYTILDIVGHLGAQHAWVGPNSVTLHTPEILNTTAPYALVSKMRASFIVMGSLIARAGEATVSMPGGCAFGYRPVDQHVKAFRALGIEMDEEGGNFAALRTRPLSGSYVFEMLTVGATQNAILAGVLGSGQIILENASIDTDVVDMINFLNSLGADIRGAGTNTITVQGVGSLRGGEYTIIPDRIEAGTIMLAAAATRSHITLTGVRPAHLRAVSMKLTEMGVSILESGDFITVDATRAALKPISVTALEFPGFPTDVQPQMSALLATVPGTSIVVDKIYPDRLTHVVELNRMGARIQVSEHTQIIQGGRVHGAPVKAADIRAGGALIVAALAAEGDTIIDGMQYINRGYERFAERLRGLGADVTQSELSLATAMD
- a CDS encoding EAL domain-containing protein → MCGAAQRHTSGPGWHFTGSAEQLSARFGAILEALKSSEWAQVQVLPVRDGQPVYWQAMTLPKWLTRAQTTWFPEALSHLKVAFQPVFDLRSGAVFGFEALIRAQVGQQLYGAGELLGAAPAHGGLHLFDRQARQAAIRQGAALTQSGHLLINFMPGVVYDPEVCLNTTFAVCRESGIDPARLIFEVVETEHFPDLDLLRSVLGRYRREGMQVALDDLGAGQSSLVYLEALRPDIVKLDKSLMIGITSDDPRTALVGALIRYAHELGVQVVAEGLETAAELAAATALGADLGQGYGLSRPTFERNLVTEAAACQQIQAQGKPSKHSTGLGTAALSITPPT
- the recQ gene encoding DNA helicase RecQ, producing MTAAQPANATALSLLKSVWGYDQFRGVQADIVRAVTNGENALVLMPTGGGKSLCYQVPSLLRRGVGVVVSPLIALMKDQVDALRQNGVRAAYLNSSLSLQGVREVEAALMAGELDLLYVAPERLLMPRMLELLEQAEVALFAVDEAHCVSQWGHDFRPEYQGLGVLQERFPALPRLALTATADERTRADIIQVLGLQGAHLFVSSFDRPNIQYRIQQKGVGKAGPKSELLAFIQAEHPKEAGIVYCLSRKSVEETAEWLSRQGVEALPYHAGLAPRERNSAQERFLQEEGLIVVATVAFGMGIDKSNVRFVAHLDLPKSMEGYYQETGRAGRDGLPSTAWMTYGLADVVNVRRMLAQSDAPEHIKRVEASKLDALLAYCETATCRRQVLLTYFGEDLAEPCGNCDTCLSPPQTFDATKPAQMALSAAIRTGNRFGAAHLTDVLLGNLTERVSGLGHHQLPTFGVGKALPERAWRNIIRQLVALGYLTTDAAGHGSLIASGKSRPLLKGEQTLWLREEMLTTPSKAKKDRRNSAPVSAGVGGLFEALRALRLKLSREGEVPPYVIFHDATLREMAERRPTSLAVLGTIGGVGTRKLTQYGEAFLEVLRSDVAPVEELGAKQNNALLSILNRKPDSETGPSAALPAGRLFSQTVAGNTPDSGVAERLRELRRTLAKERDISAFLIFPNATLDVLAERQPRSVAELHGLAGMGEKRIDAYGEQIVAAILGSVDG